Part of the Pseudodesulfovibrio mercurii genome is shown below.
AAGGTCCTCGGCAGCCACCAGATGGTTCAGCGTCTCTTCGACGAGATCGGTCCCCGCTTCGAGAGCGGCGTCGGCGGATACACCCGCATCGTCAAGCTCTCCCAGCCCCGCAAGGGCGACTGCGCCCCCATGGTCATCATCGAGCTGACCAAGAAGGGCGCCGAGGCCACCGCCGAAGCCCCGGCCAAGGAGGAAGCCAAGCCGGCTCCCGCCAAGAAGGCCGAGAAGAAGGAAGCGCCCAAGGCCGCTCCCGAGAAAGCCGAAGAACCGGTCGAGGAAACTCCCGAGGCCGAGGAAAAGGCTGACAAGGAATAATGAAAGAGGGCAGGCTCCGGCCTGCCCTTTTTTTGTCTTAAATTATAGATTACGTCTATTTACAGGATTGATTTTATGGACATCAGAAAGCTTGAGGCCTTTTGCAAGGTATACGAACTGCAAAGTTTTTCCAAGGCCGGGGAGGCCATGTTCCTGTCCCAGCCGACCATCAGTTCGCACGTGGCCAACTTGGAGGACGAGTTGGGCGTCAAGCTGTTCGACCGGTTGGGGCGGAAGATCATGCCCACCCAGGCCGGTGATGTCCTCTACGAGAGCATGGTGACCATCTTCCGCAACCTGGACCGGGCCAAGGCGGCCATCGAGGTCCTGCGCGACCGGGTGGTCGGCGAGTTGCAGGTGGGGTGCAGCACCATCCCGTCGCACAGTCTTCTGCCGGAACTGCTCAAGTCCTTTTCCGCCAAGTATCCCGAGGTCTCCTTCGTGGTCCACACCGGCGACTCGTCCGAGGTCATCCGCAGGGTGGCCTGCGGCGACTGGCCCGTGGGCATTGTGGGCAAGCGGCCCGAGGAAGAGGAACTGGTGGCCAAGCTCCTGGCCAGGGACGAGACCATCCTGGTGGCCTCTCCGCACGCTCCCTGGCTGCCCGAGGGCGACAACCTGCCCATGGAGCGGTTGGTGGAGTTGCCGTGGATCATGCGCGTCAAGGGCTCGGCCACGCGGCTGGTCCTGGAGAACGCCTTGAACAAGGCGGGCTATTCCCTGCAGAACCTGAATGTGCGCATCAAGGTGGAGGGCACCTGCGAGAGCCTGGCCCACGCGGTGCACGGGGTGGGGATGTGCTTCACCTCGAAACTGGCCGCCCAGTCCCTGCTGGACAGCGGCGAGGTGGTCCGGATCAAGGCCCCTGCCCTGGAGGGACGGCGCGAGTTCTACCTGATCCACCACGGCGGCCGGTACATGTTCCCGGCCCTCAAGGCCTTCGTGGAATTCCACGGCTAGGCGGAGGGCAGGAAGACCAGCTCCGGGACGCGTTCGATGATCCCGGTCTCCACCAGGCTTTCGTAGAAGGCCCGCATGCCCCGTTGCTCCTCGGGCCCGAGGTCGTAGACCAGGCCGTCGAAGTAGGAGCACATCTCCTCATCGTTCAGGCAGCTCTCCTCGGCGGCCATGACGCAGACGTCGGCGATGTTCTCCTCGCCCCAGTGCTTGCCCGCCAGGAGCAGATTCGCGGCCTGTTCCACCTTTTCCCTGTCCCGGTTCCAGCTTTCGCGGCTGACGATCCAGACGCCGAAGATGAACGGCAGGCCGGTCAGCTCGCGCCAGGCCTCGCCCAGGTCGATGCGGTAGGGATAGTCGGGGTGATAGCGCAGGTTCAGGGCCTCGTCGCCGATGCACAGGATGGCCTGGGGACGTTCCCCGGTGCCGAGGACGTCGGTGGCGCTGCCGGTGGTGAACACGGTCCGTATCTTCCACAATTTGGCCTGGAGCACGCGGAGCAGGGCGGCGGAGGTGTGGGTCTGGGCGCTGACCAGGATGGTCCTGCGGTCCAGTTCCTCCACCGGGCGGCGGCTCAGGAGCAGCACCGACTGCACCGGTCCCCGGCTGCCGATGGCGATGTCCGGGATGAGGTAGTACTTGTCCGCGTGGCGCGCGTATTCCACGCTGGACGCGGCGGACACGTCGAGGAGCCCGGCGTCCATGAGCCGGTTCAACTCGGCGGGCGGGCCCGAAGTGACCTCGCAGTCCATGGGCAGGATGCCGGTCTCCAGGGGATGGTAGATGGGCAGGACGTTGAGATAGCCGATCTTGCCGAGACGCACGCTCATTATTCGGCCTCCAGAAGGGTATAGTCCATGGTCCGCTGCCGGGGGACGAACCCCGCGCCCCGGACCAGGCGGTGGATTTCCTCGCGGGACAGGCTGAAGGACACGCCCGCGGCCTTGACCACGTTCTCCTCGATCATGGTCGAGCCGAAGTCGTTGCCGCCGAAATACAGGGCCAGCTGGGCGATCTTGGGCCCCATGGTCACCCAGGAAACCTGGATGTTGTCCACATTGTCCAGGACGATGCGCGAGACGGCCAGGGTACGCAGGTACTCCACGCTGGTCAGCTTGCGGCAGCGAGGCAGGGCGGTGTGGTCGGGCTGGAAGGTCCAGGGGATGAAGGCCGTGAAGCCGTGGGTGCGGTCCTGGACCTCGCGCACCCGGAAGAGGTGTTCGAGCCGCTGGACCGGGGTCTCGAGGTGGCCGAACATCATGGTCGCGGTGGTCCGCAGCCCCTGGCGGTGGGCCTCCTCCATGACGCCGAGCCACTGGTCGGACGGACACTTGTTGGGAGCCACCCGGGAGCGGACCTCGTCCACCAGGATCTCGGCCCCGCCGCCGGGGATGGAGTCCAGCCCGGCCGCACGTAGCCGCCGGATGACCTCGGCCACGGAGAGACCTTCCCTGTTGGCCCAGAAGACCACCTCGGGCGGGGAAAAGGCGTGGATGTGCACGGGGTGCTCGGCCTTGATGAAGCGGAGCATGTCCTCGTACCAGGTCAGGGGCAGGTCCGGGTGGTGCCCGCCCTGCATGAGGATCTGGGTGCCGCCCAGGGCGATGGTCTCGTCGATCTTGCGTCCGATCTCTTCGAAGGAGAGCACGTAGCCGTCCGCTCCGCCGGGCTCGCGGTAGAACGCGCAGAACTTGCAGCAGCAGACGCAGACGTTGGAATAGTTGATGTTCCGGTCCACCACGTAGGTGACCACGGGCTCGGGATGCCTGCGCAGCCGCACCTGATGGGCCAACCGCCCCAGGTCGTGAAACTCCGCCTCAGCATACAGCGTCTCGGCCTCGTCGAACCCGATCCGCCCGCCGTCCAGAACCTTCCCATATATTTTTTCAAGCTCGCTCATACTGTTCTCTCCTGAACCTCCCGCCCGAACTTCACCCCGCGAAGCGGCGCCAAAGAGTTTGGGAAAAGGTGGGGATGGGGGTCCGGGGGAAGGGGAGGAAAGAACCCTTTTCAAAGGTTTTTCCCTTCCCCCGGCCGCCGGAGGCATTACACCTCGTTGAAAAAGCCGTCGCGTTCGACGGGGGTGCAGCCGCAGCCCCGGATCATGTTGGTCAGTTCGGACCGGGACAGCCCCTGTTCCGAGGTGGCCCCGGCCTCGTGGCCGATCTTTTCCTCGACCACCGTGCCGTCGAAGTCGTCGGCCCCGAACTTGAGGGCGGCCTGGGCCTGTTTGACCCCGAGCATGACCCAGTAGGCCTTGATGTGCGGGATGTTGTCGAGGAGCAGCCGGGATACAGCGATGGTCTTGAGCTCCTCCAGGCCGGTCAACGGGTTGTCGATCCTGAGTTTGCTGTTCTCGGTCAGGAAGGGCAGGGGGATGAAACAGGTGTACCCGTGCGCCCGGTCCTGGGATTCGCGCAGGCGGATGAGGTGGTCCACGCGGTCCTCGACGGCCTCGATGTGCCCGAAGAGCATGGTCGCGTTGGTCCTGATGCCCAACCCGTGGGCTTCCTCGTGGATGGCCAGCCACTCGTCGGCCGTGGCCTTGCGCGGGCAGAGTTGTTCGCGCACCGAAGGGGCGAATATCTCGGCCCCGCCGCCGGCCAGCATGCCCAGCCCGGCCGTTTGCAG
Proteins encoded:
- the mqnC gene encoding cyclic dehypoxanthinyl futalosine synthase, which encodes MSELEKIYGKVLDGGRIGFDEAETLYAEAEFHDLGRLAHQVRLRRHPEPVVTYVVDRNINYSNVCVCCCKFCAFYREPGGADGYVLSFEEIGRKIDETIALGGTQILMQGGHHPDLPLTWYEDMLRFIKAEHPVHIHAFSPPEVVFWANREGLSVAEVIRRLRAAGLDSIPGGGAEILVDEVRSRVAPNKCPSDQWLGVMEEAHRQGLRTTATMMFGHLETPVQRLEHLFRVREVQDRTHGFTAFIPWTFQPDHTALPRCRKLTSVEYLRTLAVSRIVLDNVDNIQVSWVTMGPKIAQLALYFGGNDFGSTMIEENVVKAAGVSFSLSREEIHRLVRGAGFVPRQRTMDYTLLEAE
- a CDS encoding menaquinone biosynthetic enzyme MqnA/MqnD family protein, yielding MSVRLGKIGYLNVLPIYHPLETGILPMDCEVTSGPPAELNRLMDAGLLDVSAASSVEYARHADKYYLIPDIAIGSRGPVQSVLLLSRRPVEELDRRTILVSAQTHTSAALLRVLQAKLWKIRTVFTTGSATDVLGTGERPQAILCIGDEALNLRYHPDYPYRIDLGEAWRELTGLPFIFGVWIVSRESWNRDREKVEQAANLLLAGKHWGEENIADVCVMAAEESCLNDEEMCSYFDGLVYDLGPEEQRGMRAFYESLVETGIIERVPELVFLPSA
- a CDS encoding selenium metabolism-associated LysR family transcriptional regulator, whose product is MDIRKLEAFCKVYELQSFSKAGEAMFLSQPTISSHVANLEDELGVKLFDRLGRKIMPTQAGDVLYESMVTIFRNLDRAKAAIEVLRDRVVGELQVGCSTIPSHSLLPELLKSFSAKYPEVSFVVHTGDSSEVIRRVACGDWPVGIVGKRPEEEELVAKLLARDETILVASPHAPWLPEGDNLPMERLVELPWIMRVKGSATRLVLENALNKAGYSLQNLNVRIKVEGTCESLAHAVHGVGMCFTSKLAAQSLLDSGEVVRIKAPALEGRREFYLIHHGGRYMFPALKAFVEFHG
- the rplQ gene encoding 50S ribosomal protein L17; the encoded protein is MRHRKSGRKLNRSNTHRAAMFKNMARALLTYEQIRTTEAKAKELRRIVDKLLTMALRNDLHSRRQAYKVLGSHQMVQRLFDEIGPRFESGVGGYTRIVKLSQPRKGDCAPMVIIELTKKGAEATAEAPAKEEAKPAPAKKAEKKEAPKAAPEKAEEPVEETPEAEEKADKE
- the mqnE gene encoding aminofutalosine synthase MqnE — encoded protein: MNLFKSDYFDNMGLADVRDKVEAGERLSFDDGVRLFRCPEPLAVGALAHRVRTRLHGDKAFYVVNRHVNYTNVCVNGCVFCAYQREEGQSGGFVLTRDDVLAKLAAAPLPPREVHIVGGCHPKLGLAYFEDILAAVRDRYPDAVLKCFTAVEIAHFARLEGVPTREVLVRLQTAGLGMLAGGGAEIFAPSVREQLCPRKATADEWLAIHEEAHGLGIRTNATMLFGHIEAVEDRVDHLIRLRESQDRAHGYTCFIPLPFLTENSKLRIDNPLTGLEELKTIAVSRLLLDNIPHIKAYWVMLGVKQAQAALKFGADDFDGTVVEEKIGHEAGATSEQGLSRSELTNMIRGCGCTPVERDGFFNEV